A window of Proteus columbae contains these coding sequences:
- the fliZ gene encoding flagella biosynthesis regulatory protein FliZ, with amino-acid sequence MSVSTQKKRPLSRYIKDYKHSQTHCLHCHKALDRISLVFNRQVINKEAISEMTDLVDDETWGSLQEKFSALCRFCSEIYCNSETDYFDIMSFKQYLFEQTEMSHSTVREYVVRLRRLDELLTSTNFPRQEFTTEKIQSDLSKKLTPSAFSNYNIALRKYEQYLDWCQEPPSISSSH; translated from the coding sequence ATGTCTGTTTCAACACAAAAGAAACGGCCGCTAAGCCGTTACATTAAAGACTATAAACATAGCCAGACTCATTGTCTGCATTGCCACAAGGCGCTTGATCGGATCTCTCTCGTATTCAATCGCCAAGTCATCAATAAAGAAGCCATTTCTGAAATGACAGATTTAGTTGATGATGAAACGTGGGGATCGTTACAAGAGAAGTTTTCTGCGCTATGTCGTTTCTGTAGTGAGATTTACTGTAATAGTGAAACTGACTACTTTGACATTATGTCTTTTAAGCAGTATTTGTTTGAACAAACGGAGATGAGCCACAGTACTGTTCGTGAGTATGTGGTTCGTTTACGTCGGCTCGATGAATTACTGACTTCAACTAATTTTCCGCGTCAAGAATTTACGACAGAGAAAATTCAGTCAGACCTGAGTAAAAAGCTCACTCCCTCTGCATTTAGTAACTACAACATTGCGCTACGTAAGTATGAGCAATATCTCGATTGGTGCCAAGAGCCACCATCGATAAGTAGCAGTCACTAA
- a CDS encoding RNA polymerase sigma factor FliA, translating into MSDLYTAEGVMDKNSLWERYVPLVRHEALRLQVKLPASVELDDLLQAGGIGLLNAVERYDSMQGAAFTTYAVQRIRGSMLDELRSRDWAPRSVRRNAREVTHSIHQLEQDLGRPPLEQEVADHLQIELAEYRQILLDTNNSQLFSYDEWHEIYGESCEPSQDEDHDDNPLQMLLESDIRQRVIDAIELLPEREKMVLTLYYQEELNLKEIGAVLNVGESRVSQLHSQAIKRLRARLNPEK; encoded by the coding sequence GTGAGTGATTTGTATACCGCCGAAGGCGTGATGGACAAAAATAGCCTCTGGGAGCGATATGTCCCGTTGGTTCGCCATGAAGCATTACGATTACAGGTCAAGTTACCTGCGAGTGTTGAATTGGATGATCTTTTGCAAGCAGGTGGAATTGGGTTATTAAACGCTGTTGAGCGTTATGACTCAATGCAAGGCGCTGCCTTTACCACTTATGCTGTTCAACGTATCCGTGGCTCCATGTTAGATGAGCTACGCAGTCGAGATTGGGCACCACGCAGTGTGCGTCGCAATGCAAGAGAAGTTACCCATTCTATTCATCAATTAGAGCAGGATCTAGGACGACCCCCATTAGAACAGGAAGTTGCTGATCATTTGCAGATTGAGTTAGCAGAATACCGGCAGATCCTATTGGATACGAATAACAGCCAATTGTTCTCTTATGACGAATGGCATGAAATTTACGGTGAAAGCTGTGAACCGTCTCAAGACGAAGATCATGATGACAATCCATTACAGATGTTATTAGAAAGTGATATTCGCCAAAGAGTCATAGACGCGATAGAATTGCTTCCCGAAAGGGAAAAAATGGTTCTTACTCTGTATTATCAGGAAGAACTTAATTTGAAAGAAATAGGCGCAGTGCTTAATGTCGGGGAATCCCGCGTGAGCCAGCTACACAGCCAAGCCATAAAAAGGCTGCGAGCACGCTTAAACCCAGAGAAATAG
- a CDS encoding FliC/FljB family flagellin — MAQVINTNYLSLVTQNNLNKSQGALGTAIERLSSGLRINSAKDDAAGQAIANRFTSNINGLTQASRNANDGISVAQTTEGALDEITNNLQRIRTLTVQAKNGTNSTSDISSIQNEVTERLAEINRISEQTQFNGVHVLSGDTEMTIQVGANDKEAIKFKLDKIDNGTLGVENDKLYTESTVKKGVTEKGTIVPTADLDKVVTGATKMSGSMTLSTYKEDGKEIKGKYIFTDGTKSYLVSASDLELTGATTKDELNIKASSKIAANEFTANAGVDVKVLTVNDDALKTLDSAISKVDEGRSKLGAVQNRFESTVTNLNNTVNNLSASRGRILDADYATEVSNMSRGQILQQAGTSVLAQANQIPQNVLSLLR, encoded by the coding sequence ATGGCACAAGTTATCAATACAAATTATCTGTCTTTAGTGACTCAAAATAATTTAAATAAATCTCAAGGCGCTTTAGGCACAGCAATTGAACGTTTGTCTTCTGGTTTACGCATTAATAGCGCAAAAGATGATGCGGCAGGTCAAGCGATTGCAAACCGTTTCACTTCAAATATTAACGGGTTAACACAAGCTTCTCGTAATGCCAATGACGGTATCTCTGTTGCTCAAACCACAGAAGGGGCATTGGATGAAATTACTAATAACTTACAGCGTATTCGTACATTAACTGTTCAAGCAAAAAATGGAACTAATTCAACGTCTGATATTTCTTCTATTCAAAATGAAGTTACTGAACGTTTAGCAGAAATTAATCGTATTTCTGAACAAACTCAGTTTAATGGCGTTCATGTATTGAGCGGTGATACCGAAATGACTATTCAAGTCGGTGCGAATGATAAAGAGGCGATCAAATTTAAATTAGATAAAATCGATAATGGCACTTTAGGTGTTGAAAACGATAAATTATATACCGAGTCAACCGTTAAAAAAGGGGTGACTGAAAAAGGAACTATCGTGCCAACAGCTGATCTTGATAAGGTGGTAACTGGTGCAACTAAAATGTCAGGTAGTATGACTTTATCTACCTATAAGGAAGACGGTAAAGAAATTAAAGGGAAATATATCTTTACTGATGGTACTAAAAGCTATTTAGTTTCAGCATCAGATTTGGAACTGACTGGTGCAACAACAAAAGATGAATTGAATATCAAAGCGTCATCAAAAATAGCGGCTAACGAATTTACCGCCAATGCGGGTGTTGATGTTAAAGTATTAACAGTAAATGATGATGCGTTAAAAACATTAGATTCTGCAATTAGTAAAGTTGATGAAGGACGTTCTAAATTAGGTGCAGTGCAAAATCGTTTTGAATCAACAGTGACTAACTTAAATAATACCGTCAATAATTTATCAGCTTCTCGTGGTCGTATTTTAGATGCAGATTATGCAACTGAAGTCTCTAATATGAGTCGTGGTCAAATACTGCAACAAGCGGGTACTTCTGTCCTTGCTCAAGCAAATCAAATTCCTCAAAACGTATTATCACTACTTCGTTAA
- a CDS encoding DNA polymerase III subunit theta has translation MNLANLTQEEKDKINIDLAVSGVAYKERLNMPAVASEVERQQPTHLRAYFNERLAFYRERCKKLPDNKSVQYLKT, from the coding sequence ATAAATCTCGCAAACTTAACCCAAGAAGAAAAAGATAAAATTAATATCGATTTAGCTGTGTCGGGAGTTGCATACAAAGAACGCCTCAATATGCCAGCTGTTGCGTCCGAAGTTGAACGACAACAACCCACACATTTGAGAGCGTACTTTAATGAACGATTAGCATTTTATAGAGAGAGATGTAAGAAATTACCTGATAACAAGTCGGTGCAATATTTGAAAACATAA
- a CDS encoding integrase: MIQSVFKILAGEMGIRSELRDMVQNHKRLGVSPKHYDRYDYLREKRETLDAWSKKLSLLKKL; the protein is encoded by the coding sequence ATGATTCAGTCAGTATTCAAAATATTAGCTGGGGAAATGGGAATAAGGTCTGAATTAAGAGATATGGTACAAAACCACAAAAGACTTGGAGTTTCACCGAAACATTATGATCGATATGATTATTTGAGGGAAAAACGAGAAACGCTTGATGCATGGAGCAAAAAACTCTCATTACTTAAAAAATTATAA
- a CDS encoding porin family protein: MVEDPTLLLRLFIPALIRNDVEGVGLLLSIYEKQKKQEDDELLIWGNAIIARKNKQLDKSISLYRSLVSRNPKLVFARLQLAIALFENKENEAALEQFDKLKSENLNDNIIDIINKYSELINHQNDWSFNGGIVYLNESNINNSPKLGVNTANWKSTSKPESAEGFSYVGVAEKKLSIYKNYFSLLNFRGKGKYYWDNSKYNEISSRVKVGFGYKDLTNEVLFLPFVEYSWDPNKNQQNSSTFHRYSNAIGTEVEINNWLNKQWKNSLSVELSRQSYHKTKLLDGNVYSVSDTLLYISNSNQYWFSGIDFYHKEAKSKANAFDRFSVRTGWGQEWLQGISTRFQVGYAKRIYQGAIAEENNYWVPDFYKKPQKNDEYSVYITLWNRNFYFYGITPKITWVYQKIDSSNLFYSYDKNNFYLEFSKYF, from the coding sequence TTGGTTGAGGATCCTACTCTATTATTACGATTATTTATTCCTGCATTAATAAGAAATGATGTAGAAGGTGTTGGATTATTACTTTCTATTTATGAAAAACAGAAAAAGCAAGAAGATGATGAATTGTTAATATGGGGTAATGCTATTATTGCTCGTAAGAATAAACAATTAGATAAGTCAATATCATTATATAGAAGTTTAGTTTCTAGAAATCCTAAATTAGTATTTGCTCGATTACAGTTAGCAATTGCATTATTTGAAAATAAAGAGAATGAGGCGGCATTAGAACAATTTGATAAACTGAAAAGCGAAAATTTGAATGATAATATAATTGATATTATTAATAAATATTCTGAATTAATCAATCATCAGAATGATTGGTCATTTAATGGTGGCATTGTTTATCTAAATGAGTCAAATATTAATAATTCTCCTAAATTAGGTGTTAATACTGCAAATTGGAAGAGTACATCAAAGCCTGAAAGTGCAGAGGGTTTTTCTTATGTAGGTGTAGCTGAAAAGAAGTTATCGATATATAAAAATTACTTTTCTTTATTGAATTTTCGAGGAAAGGGGAAATATTATTGGGATAACTCTAAATATAATGAAATATCTTCTAGAGTGAAAGTGGGATTTGGATATAAAGATTTAACTAATGAAGTATTATTTTTACCTTTTGTTGAGTACTCATGGGATCCAAATAAAAATCAACAAAATAGTTCTACATTTCATCGTTATTCAAATGCAATTGGAACAGAGGTTGAAATAAATAATTGGTTAAATAAACAATGGAAGAATTCACTCTCAGTTGAGTTATCAAGGCAAAGTTATCATAAGACAAAACTATTGGATGGTAATGTTTATTCTGTATCTGATACACTATTGTATATATCAAATAGTAATCAATATTGGTTTTCTGGAATAGATTTTTATCATAAAGAAGCTAAAAGTAAAGCTAATGCTTTTGATCGATTCAGTGTCCGTACAGGTTGGGGGCAAGAATGGTTACAAGGTATTTCCACTCGTTTTCAAGTTGGTTATGCTAAGCGTATTTATCAAGGAGCAATAGCAGAAGAAAATAATTATTGGGTTCCTGATTTTTATAAAAAACCACAAAAAAATGATGAGTATAGTGTTTATATAACATTGTGGAATCGAAATTTTTATTTTTATGGAATTACACCCAAAATAACATGGGTATATCAAAAAATAGATAGTAGTAATTTATTTTATAGTTATGATAAAAATAATTTTTATCTTGAGTTTAGTAAATATTTTTAA
- a CDS encoding helix-turn-helix domain-containing protein → MNTLNYIISKKIKQKRKELKLTGMQMGYLLGISQQHFSRLENGHIKFTVEHIFAIASILEVKPESLLPTHNIAKAEAISWAKTVLSAETTLR, encoded by the coding sequence ATGAATACATTGAATTACATCATCAGTAAAAAAATAAAACAAAAAAGAAAAGAATTAAAATTAACCGGTATGCAAATGGGATACTTACTTGGAATAAGTCAACAACATTTTTCTCGATTAGAAAATGGTCACATTAAATTCACCGTAGAGCATATATTTGCTATCGCCTCAATATTAGAAGTAAAACCCGAAAGTTTATTACCAACCCACAATATAGCCAAAGCTGAGGCAATTTCATGGGCAAAAACAGTATTATCAGCCGAGACGACTTTACGATGA
- a CDS encoding phage tail protein, with protein sequence MGGSGGLISKVVGAGLMIAGLFTGGVTLAMGMALMAAGVAVQVAGSLIFKPKLPSMNYRDTSERKQMLRSSSAPETVIVGKTVISGLLFFAEEEAGEQDENEKITLALALAGHPIEKIGKIWLGDDLIETFGEYTVHEVKHLWLKSLKITAPVVEVELHNDREDVDPFMLKNCPSWKEDMIGRGLAWLRVTLTFDQEKFPYGLPNVKCEVWGKHLFDPRTGQTAWSNNGALVILDYYRHYLKVPDTDIDFDSFKQAADLCDEKVSLPEGGFESRYTLNGAYDLNESPSSVLEAMHKCINAEPTFTAGKHGIQIGAYYGPAIKTITESQLIGTVTCTPETGLKDATNAVYGTFIDAEQLYTKTDFTPVIVDEWVKEDGLEIRENIDYRFVTSPYQAQRLARQYLRKKKAGRRVQLTMNLDGYAYRPGEVVLLALPSLGISGLEFRIAEWAFHALEGVALTLEEDGAYLYEDVIGKPFERPPFVSLPTGGVASPINLTFVPLAVSDIVQGTLSWQNVASDVRYNTVNIFHNGKVIQSIQVPGERVDINGLARGTYRVEIRATNVAGAMSAPAISDFAIQAPPPPEHIDVTSGLFNLTIAPKQGDSAVLGYTFEFWFSEEKLADLSENEVITKTNKVGQGNFWTQENLQAGHTYYFYVRTINSYGKSPFVEASGVCSSQTDLILEELAGQISRDQLAQDLLGEINSKANQIDITELHELMRINHDKLLEESMRQGATIEESEKKREGSEKLLAERMKQVSTATEAQAAAIKQEQQARIEGDQTEAQQRQSLATQLRGDYTGNDLSKVTAGLISSEKQARVTGDQAEAKARQSLETRMNGNVSAINQSLETLTSKQQAQSKDISGLSSTLKGKTDSSVVNALSTHVSNLDGKVTSATSQVQTLSSKLDKVKADLTGSVVVDLDLSTLNENTYYPVILPLVTSRRYAFKVFRTLGQYSDNKPSYATNSTKGFAVIVEWQVSGSGWGTQSENRIIDNFDWRWTNQSPVMGPAQLTNSSVEFIYLRGGAKYQLTKHKSVNHQIITSTYTNNKQSVAPKGFVANEVPKSSEQKANATANAVSQLETKVTEVSGKVTSTAQQVTRLESQVGTSSAKIEQTSKVVTDLNGKISASWTMKVQQDSKGNKVITGIGLGFNAQGNSQFLVNAQNFAVISSLNGKVVTPFVVKNGQVVINEALMDKAWIQKLVVLNYFKSSGFDKGNGFLLDAKNNIFRFTGGNGALNITNNQLVVKDEKKRLVMKIGYLGN encoded by the coding sequence ATGGGTGGGAGTGGTGGATTAATTTCAAAAGTCGTGGGTGCGGGCTTAATGATTGCGGGGCTGTTTACCGGAGGTGTCACCTTGGCGATGGGCATGGCACTGATGGCAGCAGGCGTTGCGGTTCAAGTCGCGGGTTCGCTTATCTTTAAGCCGAAACTTCCCTCTATGAATTATCGAGATACCAGTGAACGCAAACAGATGTTACGTTCATCGTCTGCGCCTGAAACCGTAATTGTCGGAAAAACAGTGATATCGGGTTTGCTTTTCTTTGCCGAAGAAGAGGCGGGTGAACAAGATGAAAACGAAAAAATCACACTGGCATTAGCGTTAGCAGGGCACCCCATAGAGAAAATCGGGAAGATTTGGTTAGGGGACGATTTAATTGAGACGTTTGGTGAATATACCGTCCATGAAGTTAAACACCTTTGGTTGAAGAGTTTAAAAATCACGGCACCTGTTGTTGAAGTGGAGTTGCATAATGACAGGGAAGATGTCGATCCCTTTATGCTTAAAAATTGCCCTTCATGGAAAGAGGATATGATTGGTCGAGGTCTGGCGTGGTTACGTGTGACACTCACGTTTGACCAAGAAAAATTCCCTTATGGATTACCCAATGTGAAATGTGAAGTTTGGGGAAAACATCTGTTTGATCCTCGCACTGGGCAAACAGCATGGAGTAATAATGGGGCTTTAGTCATTTTGGATTATTACCGCCATTATTTAAAAGTGCCTGATACGGATATTGATTTTGACAGCTTTAAACAAGCAGCCGATTTATGTGATGAAAAAGTGAGTCTGCCAGAAGGCGGATTTGAGTCGCGATATACCCTTAATGGTGCCTATGACTTAAATGAGAGTCCATCGAGTGTCTTGGAAGCGATGCACAAATGTATTAACGCGGAACCAACATTCACCGCAGGAAAACACGGTATTCAAATTGGTGCTTATTATGGGCCTGCAATAAAGACCATTACCGAATCACAATTGATTGGCACAGTCACATGTACCCCTGAAACAGGTTTAAAAGACGCCACCAATGCGGTGTATGGCACGTTTATTGATGCTGAACAGTTATACACAAAAACGGATTTCACGCCTGTGATTGTAGACGAATGGGTGAAAGAGGATGGCTTAGAAATTCGGGAGAATATCGACTATCGTTTTGTCACCAGCCCTTATCAAGCCCAACGATTAGCTCGCCAATATCTCCGTAAAAAGAAAGCAGGAAGACGGGTTCAACTCACGATGAACTTAGACGGCTATGCTTATCGTCCGGGGGAAGTTGTGCTTTTAGCATTACCTTCTTTGGGGATTAGTGGGCTGGAATTTCGTATTGCCGAATGGGCATTTCATGCTTTAGAGGGTGTGGCTTTAACGTTGGAAGAGGATGGTGCCTATTTATATGAAGATGTGATTGGCAAGCCTTTCGAACGTCCGCCGTTTGTGAGTTTGCCCACTGGCGGTGTTGCTTCACCCATTAATCTTACCTTTGTTCCACTTGCTGTCAGTGACATCGTGCAAGGTACACTTTCTTGGCAGAATGTGGCGTCTGATGTGCGTTATAATACGGTCAATATTTTCCATAATGGCAAGGTTATACAGTCTATTCAGGTACCGGGTGAGCGTGTTGATATTAACGGATTAGCACGAGGGACTTATCGTGTTGAAATCAGAGCTACAAACGTGGCCGGTGCGATGTCGGCACCCGCTATCAGTGATTTTGCCATTCAAGCACCACCGCCTCCAGAGCATATTGATGTTACCTCTGGCTTATTTAATCTGACTATTGCACCGAAACAAGGCGATAGCGCTGTCTTGGGTTATACCTTTGAATTTTGGTTTAGTGAGGAAAAGCTCGCTGATCTTTCTGAAAATGAAGTGATCACCAAAACAAATAAAGTTGGCCAAGGGAATTTCTGGACGCAAGAGAACTTACAAGCAGGGCATACGTATTATTTTTATGTTCGAACAATCAACAGCTATGGTAAATCACCGTTTGTGGAAGCTTCTGGTGTTTGCTCTTCTCAAACCGATTTAATTCTTGAGGAATTAGCGGGGCAAATTAGTCGAGATCAACTCGCACAAGACTTATTGGGTGAAATTAACAGCAAAGCTAACCAAATCGATATTACAGAATTACATGAGCTAATGAGGATAAATCACGACAAGCTTTTAGAGGAGTCAATGAGGCAAGGCGCAACGATTGAAGAAAGTGAAAAAAAACGGGAGGGATCAGAAAAATTATTGGCTGAGAGGATGAAGCAAGTTTCAACGGCAACAGAAGCACAGGCCGCTGCAATCAAACAAGAGCAACAAGCACGTATTGAGGGTGATCAAACCGAAGCACAACAACGGCAATCCTTAGCCACTCAACTTCGTGGTGATTATACCGGCAATGATTTATCGAAAGTCACCGCAGGACTTATCTCCTCCGAGAAACAAGCGCGTGTTACAGGCGACCAAGCGGAAGCCAAAGCCAGACAGTCATTGGAAACACGGATGAATGGGAATGTTTCCGCGATTAATCAATCATTAGAAACCCTTACCTCGAAACAGCAAGCACAATCGAAAGATATTTCAGGCCTCAGTTCAACCCTGAAGGGAAAAACCGACAGTAGTGTGGTCAATGCGTTAAGTACGCATGTGTCTAATCTTGATGGCAAAGTGACGTCCGCAACCTCTCAGGTACAAACGTTATCCAGCAAATTAGATAAAGTGAAAGCCGATTTAACGGGATCTGTGGTGGTGGATTTAGATTTATCGACACTCAATGAAAACACCTATTATCCGGTGATTTTGCCTTTAGTAACTTCTCGACGTTATGCCTTTAAGGTTTTTAGAACCTTAGGGCAATATTCAGACAATAAACCCAGCTATGCGACTAACAGCACCAAAGGCTTTGCCGTGATTGTGGAATGGCAAGTCAGTGGTTCTGGATGGGGAACACAGTCTGAAAACCGCATCATTGATAATTTTGATTGGCGATGGACAAATCAATCCCCTGTGATGGGGCCGGCTCAATTAACGAATAGCTCTGTGGAATTTATTTATTTGCGAGGAGGCGCTAAATACCAACTCACTAAGCATAAAAGTGTTAACCATCAAATTATCACCAGCACTTATACCAACAACAAGCAATCGGTAGCACCAAAGGGGTTTGTGGCGAATGAAGTACCTAAGTCCAGCGAACAGAAAGCCAATGCAACGGCGAATGCGGTAAGCCAACTTGAAACCAAAGTGACTGAGGTTTCAGGTAAAGTGACCTCTACCGCTCAGCAAGTCACTCGTTTAGAAAGCCAAGTGGGTACAAGTTCAGCCAAAATCGAACAAACGTCTAAAGTGGTCACTGATTTAAATGGCAAAATCTCCGCATCATGGACAATGAAAGTCCAGCAGGATAGCAAAGGGAATAAAGTCATTACCGGCATTGGCTTAGGATTTAATGCGCAAGGAAATAGCCAATTTCTGGTTAATGCCCAAAACTTTGCGGTGATATCGTCATTAAATGGCAAAGTGGTGACACCGTTTGTCGTGAAGAATGGACAGGTGGTTATTAATGAAGCCTTAATGGATAAAGCGTGGATACAGAAATTAGTGGTACTCAATTATTTTAAATCATCGGGATTTGATAAAGGGAATGGCTTTTTATTGGATGCCAAAAACAATATTTTCCGCTTTACGGGTGGTAATGGGGCATTAAATATCACCAATAATCAATTGGTCGTCAAAGATGAGAAAAAACGCCTTGTGATGAAAATCGGTTACCTAGGGAATTGA
- a CDS encoding DUF6950 family protein, protein MKQPNWTLKLPETIRAAMSRPFSWGEFDCCIFASECIDAQCGFSPIKPYLNHYKTKAEAFNLIKSKFGSLEKAVSRYFKSIEIERVQRGDLVLFKGEDGDSLAVVWAGHYWGVTPQGVKPVQIKSIKAWRVE, encoded by the coding sequence ATGAAACAACCTAACTGGACACTTAAATTACCTGAAACCATCAGGGCGGCGATGAGTCGCCCTTTTTCATGGGGTGAATTTGATTGTTGTATTTTTGCCTCGGAATGTATTGACGCACAATGTGGTTTCTCGCCAATAAAGCCTTATCTCAATCACTATAAAACTAAAGCCGAAGCCTTCAATCTGATCAAATCTAAATTTGGCTCTTTAGAGAAAGCCGTTTCACGCTATTTCAAATCCATTGAGATTGAGCGCGTTCAGCGTGGCGACCTCGTACTGTTTAAAGGTGAGGACGGTGACAGTCTAGCAGTGGTCTGGGCGGGGCATTATTGGGGCGTAACTCCACAAGGCGTGAAGCCAGTGCAGATTAAGTCAATCAAAGCGTGGAGAGTGGAATAA
- a CDS encoding Ail/Lom family outer membrane beta-barrel protein — protein sequence MSKKLLVTLVMTSLSLCAANAQAVGENTLSLGYAQSHVKADGDKLKENPKGFNVKYRYEFDNQWGMIGSFAYTHQGYDYRFGSQSVGTADLDYYSFTAGPVYRFNDYVSAYGLLGVAHGKAEVELKGFGYHEKESQSKSAFAYGAGLQFNPHPNIAIDASYEYTKLDDVKVGTWMLGLGYRF from the coding sequence ATGAGTAAAAAACTTTTAGTTACTTTAGTTATGACCAGTCTATCGCTATGTGCGGCAAATGCACAAGCCGTAGGTGAAAATACACTTTCATTAGGTTATGCACAAAGTCATGTCAAAGCAGATGGCGATAAACTAAAAGAAAATCCTAAAGGCTTTAACGTCAAATATCGTTATGAATTCGATAATCAGTGGGGAATGATTGGCTCTTTTGCATATACGCATCAAGGGTATGATTATCGTTTCGGTTCTCAATCTGTTGGAACTGCAGATTTGGACTATTATTCATTCACTGCTGGGCCTGTTTATCGTTTTAATGATTATGTTAGTGCCTATGGTTTATTGGGGGTTGCTCACGGTAAAGCCGAAGTAGAATTAAAAGGCTTCGGTTATCATGAGAAAGAAAGTCAAAGTAAATCTGCGTTCGCTTATGGTGCGGGTCTTCAATTTAACCCCCATCCTAATATCGCGATTGATGCTTCTTACGAATACACTAAATTAGATGATGTTAAAGTGGGCACATGGATGCTTGGTCTTGGCTATCGTTTTTAG